The stretch of DNA AAAGAAGTATGAAGACATGGTAGACACGCAGTTAGAGTCTAAGACAATGGCTCCCACTAAggagaagacaataaaagaaaccACTGAAGACATGttggagaaaattaaaaatactgtcttGGAGGTAGCAGACCAAAATATACAGAAAGAAAACCGTAAACATAGAAAACCATGGATAGcaaacgaaatattacaaattatggagaggagacggatggtaaaaaacaaaaacctaacaagatacaaagaactcaagagggaaattaaaaaaaataaatgtagctaaggaaaaatggatgaaagaaaaatgtaaagagataaaagattttcaaataaaacataaaGATAGAAACTACACAAAAAGGTTAAAGAATTAGCTGGAATATGGAAACTCAAACACTTATCGATTGcaaaaaaatcttggctacgaaacatcaatGATTGGACaaacacaagaggaaatgaattgaTTTATCAATCCCAGAACAgaaagaaatttgccatattgatcgccaacctcaacagagaagccACTAAGGAGGAGGAGAATAAAAGTTGTAGAGGGATAGCTTTGATAGAGACGCGCAAAAAATAGTAACCCAAAATATAAGAGGAAGGACGAGTGAATGTGCTGAAAACTTGTTACTCTAATACTAAGCAAGTGTAAAACCCAACGTTGTATGTCTTTCATTGCGTGTCTTTCTGTCTGCTTCTATAAGTTCAAAATTTTGTAACAGAAAAAGGTttctaaaaatacaaaaagtataTAGTTATATAAAATGAATCGTAATCTAAGTAATTGAAATTTTTGATAAGTTTCAATTATATTGACAAATCTTTTTTTCTGACAGGACAAAGTTGAAGAAGAAGTGAAAGAAACGTGTCATTGGTTGGACGTGATACCAGATTTAGCAGAAAAGTGCTTGGAAAAATTCCTTCCGATAATTGACGAAATGTACGATAAAGCCAATAGCACGTCGCCTCAAAAATTATGCGAACTTTTGGAATTTTGTGTAGAAAATTAGAATCACTGTTAGAAAATtatcataaaaaacttaaaataaatttttaaaccaaattattttttgaatattgaaataaacaaaattgagtttttgtcttttttattgagttggtatatttgtttattGACATTGTGagataaacataaaatatataaatatattctgCAGGGAAAGCTTAGGGTAAGATTGATGTAGACAGAAGACGAATATTCTAACTCAAAAACTTAACAACCTGGTTTACAAAATCCATTATGGGACTATTTATTGCAGCaacaaataaaactattattGCTACAATTATATATAGATAGAATATCATTTATAATTAAAGATATTTATAATATTACAGTGGACATTGCTTAACTTTCCCGTATCTGCTTTTGCTGAAGCCGAAAAAATCTTTTGTTGTAATTACTTTTTTGTTGTAAAACCCTAACATAAAAGTAGTCCCAATGATACCCATTGGGTAAAATAGACAGCGAgtacacataaaagacaaaaaaggagtactactaatagatttaccacAGAAATTAAGAAgatgggaggagtacgttagagaacttttccaagatgaatGAGGTGagatgcagaaaatacaagaattaaatcctttagagagacagaagatcacggtagatgaaatcaaatatgctaataaaaactctaaagacaataaggcagctggattagataaaataccagtagaactgttaaaactagtggaggaggataacttggaagtattggcagatttattcaacacggtgtacgatacgggaataataccacaagagtggctgaagtcagcatttataacgatttctaaaaaacaagcagcaaaagagtgctctgaatatcgaacactgagcctcatgagtcgtacggtaaaagtactgctgaaagtaatacataagagaatatacgaaaggctagaggagacccagttcgggttccgaaatggaatgggtactcgagaaggactatttgctatcaacatattgattcagcgatgtcagGATGTACACGTTGATCTACACTGTGCTTCGTTGACTacaaaaaagctttcgataaagtaatacatgaaaaactaatatcaatactcatgaacaagcgcattgacagtaaaatcacaaatatagtgcaaacattatattggaatcAAAGTGCCATAGTtgaaattgatgggcaacactcagaaaAAATGAAGATCtctagaggagttagacaggaatgtgttttatcgccacttttgtttaaattatattctgaagaaattttccaaaacacgctcaatagtATCGAAGCGGGAGtcaccgttaacggaaaattaattaacaacttacgatatgcagacaaCACTGTGATCACAGCAATAAGTATAGaggatctacaacatcttattgAAAGCTtcagtatgaatagtgctgagatgggaattactataaacgctaaaaaaacgaagtacatgctaattacaaaaagaccacaaaatatacatcacctattgacaatcaatggtaacgtaaTAAAACAAGTActatatcagtacttgggaactttgatcaatgaaaccaatgatcatactgtagaaataaacaggcgaatagagattgccagatcagcatttttAGGAATGAaaccactcctaacgtgcaaaaatctaagtttggagatcagactacgtatcATTCAccattatatattttcaatattattatatggagctgagacttggacattaaaaaaatgtaatttaaaaagaatcgaggctttcgaactctgtttataccgcagagtattaaaaatatcatggactgatagaattacaaataaagaagtactggagagggttggtaaagaaacagaactaatcactaCACAAACCAGAAAAccggaatacctaggccacgtgatgaggggtccaaactatgaaattttgagactcataatatacagtgatgagtgccttaagaaccggcaaaataacgcaaaagatagaaaacataacacgttgtgaaataaaaagagatgaaagtagtagaggtgggaaattatcgatagaaacctctaatttacattacattacattacgactatcgatagtttcccacctttagacgttagcttatgagctagttgacttcagtcataatattacaagtatgacgtcgaatatttacattttttaaatttcgcataaagtaaaaactgattgaaggcaataaagcaaatgtaagtaaacagtttaatttgtagtaatttgataattaattctgttttGACGAATAAAGAATAACAAGCTATAATAATTCTGTATTGGGAAGAGTGTATGccacgtctcaaatcatagtttattattgatcaatacttaaATTTTGGATAAAAAGATACTACTACTTAAactatttttacttacattacatgatacgtattactatgactgaagtcaacaagcttataagctaacgtctaaaggtgggaaattttcgataattctaatgtaatgtaaagtaaattataggttaatatcgataatttctcacctctactagttttatctctttttatttcacaacgtattatgttttctatcttttgcgttattttgccggttcttaaggcactcatccctgtatagggaaagattcaaggaataagatctgttggccgaaggcagaactcatgttTAAGGAATCTaagtgattggtatcaatgcagatcgattgattagTTAAGAGCAGCaagttctaaaataaaaatagccattatgattgccaacctccgtggGAAGACTTCTTCttctctaagaagaagaatggtACCCAGTTTTAAAGTGATGGTCAACTGCCACATAAGTATTTTTCCTTATGGTAAAGTCACTTTTGTATTATGTTATTCTCCGTTTGAGCCATTGTGAAATTTGATCGACGTAACAACTTTGACAGCTCAAACAAGGCAAGTTGTCTGTTACAAAAGTTGGAGCCTTGCCTTTTACTTTTGAAAACATTATATTTAACTCGTAACCGGTGACGCGGAGTCTGAGCGACATTTGCgaaattaaaaataggtttaaaatatTAAAGCGGGCGACTCTGGATGGCCTGCAGCTAAGTACCTTTCTAAAAATAGTTCACAAACCAAGCGTTTTTGTTTGATTAGTTTACGTTTAGCCGTTTTACCTAAGacctaagcccaattctatttaacatctatggtgaatatataatgcggaaagctactgaggactggaacggtggcatcaccattggcgggaagaagatttacaacttgagatatgcagatgatactactaatCCGCTAGTTCTGAaactgaattgattcacctgctacaacggacagaagacgtaagcttaacgatggtccttaaaataaacagagataaaacgagaattatgatcattgacagagctaacaacaatcaaaatcatctggtcataataaacaatatcgctgttgtagataaatttgtgtatctgggctcattaataaccaacaaaggaggccgtactgaagaaataaagcggcggtcagcaatcccAAAAAGCGCTatgacaaaattaacaaaaatttggaaaagccatgaaataactaccgatacaaaaatgagactagtaagaagtctagtttttccagtttttacttatgtatcggaatgctggacccttactgagaaagacaaaaaggatatagatgtatttgagatgtactgctggagacgaatgctgagaataccatgggtggccggaagaacaaatgaatccataccggaccagctaaacataaagaaaagactaagaacacaaatatcagaacaaataataagctattttggacatgtgcttcgaagaaatggtcttgaaaaacttaccatccagggaaaagtagaaggcaaaagaaatagaggtagatctcccacacgatacacagaccatattgttgctaccattggcgctccattgtcagaatgtgctagaatggcagaagatagaaaaacgtggaggaacattgggaaatttagctaatagcttcatgatatcacgatacctgcatcaggttaacgactaagaagagaTGCACACACTGCAGGAGTCAGTAGCTAGGCCTTGAATCTAATGTTAGAttcattgaaaaatattttgtagaacaTTGTGCGGGAAACTCTTAGATTGCTACATACAGAAAGGTTATAGAATCTAAGTAGTTTAACAGCATTTAATTCAGATGACAGATAAATCCTTTTGCTTTTTAATCTGTTGTAGTGGCCTTCTTGGGTAGGTAACTTTCTCAGAAATTCTCTTAAGCTTTCTTTTTTATCTCTCTACTTGGCTGATTTGCTATCCTCACCACGGTTCTCTTTAGGTGTTTCTCCTTGACTTAGAATCACATTTAAGTTTTGAAGCCTTTTTTCACCAATTGGAAATGTTTTTTGAAACACTTGTTTGCACACTGttgagatttttttatttatgtgcaGGTGGTAAGTGCAACTAACCTTCCGATTTTTCGACGTTGCTCTTGGACTGGATTTTTCACGATTTTGTGGCTCGTATGGTGCTAATAGTCTAGACACATAAATATCTTGATCTACCTTTGTACACCGTTTACAAAACAACTTTCTGTTTTTTACTATGTCTTGTACTGTCAATGTCTTGTACatttaaaagtttttgaaaagtCTTGTGATTACACGGACATGTATAATTAATGCAAAATGGATCTTTATCATCGTAGATCCTGAAGAGATAGAAAAACAAAGTTATTTTGTGTATTTAACCCttatgtgtatatgtgtattatatttatttacagatTTAATATATAtctcattaatatttattaaaacattcCTCGCACATTTTTTTAGTATGGatacttaaacataaaaatttgcTACACCTTTCACAAGAATATTGAGTCTTGCATTGTTTCTTCGTTTCTTTGTAACAAGCTGCACAGTGTTTTCTTTTACTTCAGTTTGAACTATTTGCTGCTCGATCCCTTTCATGTGTCTCTTCTTGTTTAGGTTTATAAGGTTCTAAAAGAGTTTTCAGTTTAGTCGGCAAACTTTGTATTGTTGATCTCCTCTGAAAATGTGGAGTTACTAAACTATTTGccaaatttttcaaaaagatGCGCCTCGTAATATACTCTGCCccattttcaaaagaaataatcaTGGAGTTAATTCCGGCTACATTTAACTAGCGGTAAAATATCACCAGAGGCCATCTTCTCGTAGCTCGTGCTGTATCATAAGTGGCACATACTCGTAATTTATCCACAACGTCCACGCCTGattttgtttcattgtaaaattGGATTATCTCCGGTTTCTTATCGGTGTCAGACGATACAACTGAACTTGACGTGTGATAACTAGACAACAAtacaacttttttgtttttttttggtatatatgATACATATGTGTCTTGTGTTTAGTATAACCAAATAAGCTATCATATTCATTGCGATTTTTGGGCAATGCAAAATCTGCCGGAATTTCTCGTCGATTTTTCCTCACGGTTCCTACGAAGgacaatttttgtttttccagttcTTTTACAAGGTTTAAACTCGTAAACCAATTATCGGCAGTAATATTCCTGCCTGTGCCGAAAATTGTTTCTGCCAATAAAAAGTTTTGCATCACATAAAGAGAATATCTTGATTCCGTACTTGCTCGGTTTGGATGGTATGTACTGTCTAAATCCGCAACGTCCTCGGATTCCTGGCAGCTTTTCATCAATTGTTGTGTTTTGTCCAAGGCTATAATATGTCTTGAAATTTTccgaaaaatacttaaaaatatctCTCGCTGAAGCTAATTTATCTGTTGCTAATCTAAATCTTTTTTCAGACATTGTcattctaaaaatatttatactaaagTCATCAGCTGAAAAATAATCTGGAAGGTTTTGGTGACCACCTAATACACCTAAAAAGCCTTAACAAATACAGAATTCCTAGAAATGCCTCCATTTTTAGCCTATCTGTTTCTCTACCGTCGCTTATACTCGCAAACTTTTCTTTCAAaccatttatataaatatttgttttctccACCAGTATAGAAAATATTCGGTCATCAAAAATAATCGCCAACAATCCAATTCACTTCTGGCACCTTTTGCGATTTGGCTTACAACACCTGGcaattttactaaaatattttgCGGAGGAGTTTGAGTTATTGCCCAGGGCCTCTTCCTCCATTTTGTTCCATCTTGACCTGCACTAATAGCATAATTtattgttaacaatttttttttaatattttagatgaGAAATTGtatttagataaaaaatatacTGCACGATTGTCACAATTTATATGTATTATACAAATTCGAGAGGAATTTCAAAAAACTGAAGTGGTACATGAAACACTGTTTATATAAtagcaaaaaaattattacataacCTGACTTACCATTATAAAAGTTTTCGCTTTCGGCGCCCACCATGTCTTCTGTATCTACGTCGTCGATTTCATGATCGGTATCAGAATCCATCGACCTTGTCTCCAGATAATCCTCTGTTGACGATTCATCTGATTCGTCGAAATCTTCTTGGGGTAAAGTATTTGTGTCACATTCAGCTTCTTCGAAAACAAGACGATTAAGCTCTTCTGCGTCTGCCGGATTATCAAGTTTGTAAATACGATTACTCATTTTCTCAAAAGTGTCGCCAAATTATGATAAAATACTTTTTTGTAATTGTCACAAAATAAGTAATGTCGATTATTCACAAAATACACTATTCAGCGTCAGTAAAATACAATAAGCACTAGTATATAACTCTCGTACGCCACAGCAGATGTACCAAATAGCACTGACGTGGTTGAGCGGGCTAGGTCCGACGGACCTATTTGTCCGAATTTGTCACCTCGGGGGACAAATACGGGTCTATacaccttctgttatctccgggtgctctgtataCTTCAGCTCATTGACTTCAATccatgttgaagtcaatggtgtgttgcgTTCTGTAAAGCGAGCTGGGTCGCAGTTTCGGAATAAtccacgttgtcgggcgccatgtcacctcgggggaacaaataccttctgttatctccgggtgctctgtagagggcttcgaatatcgcagtcgagagctcctctacccaagtccatttactgggtatgtacttgtaaatatttatcttctgatggctttcttgaaaaagacaagatatttcttacatgacaaaggtacaccaagtcgaaataaagcaccaggtcgtggtcttctgaaggcttgtcttgaaaaagacaagattatttcttacatgacaaaaatataggtcgaaataaaacattcagattgtagttgaataatatctcagccacagagtataattggaacagcatgaagcagcgccccaagagcactaagctctcggagggcccgtgagggactgacctggctgacctgaaaatcaccaatatttatatgtgccgttcgagcgataaatagggatttcctggttaagagccaatgggaaaattccaGGCGGGGcaatgcgcatcgaaatgcgcactagtccacagactatggcattcgatgacaaatTTGTTCGCCAATTTCCGGAACATCTCGGCGGTTATTGGAATGTTACTTCGGCAGGTAAAAGAAGACTGATCATTATTAGATGTTATTTAGGCtcaatgatatatatatatatatatatatatatatatatatatatttatatatatatatatatatatatatatatatatatatatatatatatatatatatttatatatatatatatatatatatatatatatatatattaattttattttaaattacaggTAAAAACTGGTGTCTAGGTCCACTGGACCTATGCCCGACTAATGAAGGGTtaaaatcctagaagaagaaacTAAACTATGATAAACGTAACTTACTTTTTACGGTATTCCGAACGATCTCTATGCTTTTTTTCCTTGAGCCTTCATACAAGGACTCCACCAAACTTTGATCGTCcatattatttactttttttttgtatattttgttaacAATAACGTAAATTCTTAAAATCTAAATCCCAAAATCGAATCAAGGAATCAACCCAAAACACGAGTCACCTATAGTGAAAAGTATCTGTCATTCGACTTTACTTTGACTTGACAATAAATTTACATGACAATCTTTATCTTTTTCACTGTGTGAAAAGGACACTGGCGTTTCAATGTGCAGCCACAACCGTCCACTGACCTAAAATCTTTTTAATAATGCCAACTAGCGAAATAAATAAGTCCTTTTGTGATGAACTTTatctaaaaaatgttttatgaaGAGGAAATATGCCTGTTttgattaatattatattattatagacGTTTTATTTAGTTAAAATGGATAATTGCGGCTTTTTGATTGGAAtcttaattttaagaattttatttcAAGGGAAATACGCACTTTTTGATCAAGATTTGAATTTCCTACGAAGTAATCTTACACCACAAgtgtaaaaaaacataaaaataaataaatttcaaaagtGAAATACGACCTTTTGAACAGAGACTCGTCAAATATTTTATACTAGGAAACAATTACTTACAGGAGTTCATAGTTTCTTCCTTATCTCAAATCTGTTCATTTAATTACAATAACCAATTTAATGTTATCACCTGTATAAGACACTAAAAAATAGAGGTCAAATAGGGAGACGTTCAAGTGGTTCAGTTTTTGTATATAAAGCAGGTCCAGTAATGCACCTCACTGTATACTACAAATCTTAAACATGAAGACTACTTTGTTTTTGGCTGTTTTGGCTTGCGTCGGTAAgtttaatttttcttaataaaacaatttttttatttatttttataactatGTGTTCTTCATATCTTATTACTTGTTCCTTTATTTGTTCAAGTACACTGCTACTCTCCGTTCAAAGTAAAAGACAACGATTGGATTGTGGACCAAAAAATCCATAGTCTAAAACAAGTATTTTGAGAAACAAAaccaattttttattattcttaatcTGTATCAATAAAAGTAGGCATAAACAAACTATTTAATATGGAGTAAAAGCTGTCTTACTATATTTAGTGAAAATTGATTACAAGttccattaaaaataattaacGTTTCGACTTCCCTTTGGgaaatatttctcaaaatataaattaaatacaatgttgtgttttgttacttggtaattcaccaaaaaattttttttaacatttagttTTATCTGCGACATTATTAAAGGCTAGTCATTTGATTACCTAAGTAAAATTACCTATACTTAAAAAATATCCGTCATAGTAAAAGATGGTAAATTATGACTGTCTTGTATAcctatttttagatttttattctattttatttttatattctacATTTCTTTGATATTTGTTTCTCTTTCATTTTTCGTGACAACCTGCTAGCGGAAAGAGGCGATAGAGATAAGATAGGATATAGTGATGGAGATAAGGTTCTTAGAAGATTTTAGCTCATTTCTAAGACCTTGACCTTAGTGATATTGGTGGTCATCATCATTATTCTGATTTTACAACCCTGCGGGGGTCCTagcttcctcaagaatttctttccAGTCGCCTCTATCCAGCGCCTTCCTCCGCTAAgcacatattcccatatttctcatattaTGGTTCAATCGATGTTATCAAAGAGCTTTGTTCGGCGTCTTCCCCTCTTCTCTGATTAATTCTGGGTCATTTTATTTCATCCACAGTGCATGCTATATCCACTTCAGACGTCGTATCTTAATATATATTACGATACCTGGTTCCTGGTCTATTTTATAAAGTTTGGCATTGTATCGTCTTCTTTACACTCCATCGTCATTCATTGCTCCATAAATTCGCCATAGTACTGTTCTTTCGACATTTTAACATGTTTCTATTACTTTTCGTTAAAGTCCAGGTCTCTGTTGATATGTTGAGACTGGGCGtaatattgttttgtagagttttgtttttatatttctcgatatcttcttcttatggtgcctatccgttagggatgttggacactaacatggctattctgaatttgctgactgctgccctgaaaagtccggtagtggttaagttaaaccaatttcgcaggttatgcagccaggatattcttcttcgtcctggacctcttttcccatacactttaccttgaagtatggtccgaagtaggtcatatcgttgtttattgcgcattatatggcccaggtattccaGTTTGCGACGATTTATGGTaacgactagttcgcgctctttacccattctgtgtagtacttcttcgttggtaactctgtctatccaggaaatcctcaacatgcgtctatagcatacatcagtgatgcttcagttaaggtccatgactacAATTTAGTAAAGAaacttttatttctaattttatatcgtggctgttaaagatttttttcattttgacaaaagctgatcttgccttctcgatccttatcttaatttccgtcgattggtcccactgttcatttaagtttgcacccagataacaaaagttggtgatttgtgttataggttgttgattaactagtaattgacaaggtggtatcctatttttatttatcaccatgtatttggtttttttgatgttaaaatcaagcccaaacctgctacttacttttGCCACCTTGGAGACAAGTTTCTTCAGACCTtaaagactgtctgcaaaaatgacagtatcctcagcgtatcttatgttgttcaatccttccctcgtctatgtccgttagcgctaggtttataatgtgctctgaatatgtattgaacaataatgagacaatatacatccctgtctcacatctttttttatctttatgtcgtctgttaactAATCTCCAACTCTTacagctgcagtttgttcgtaatagatattgtttattatacggcgatctctgctgtctagactaattgaatttaatattttcatcagttcgtcatgttttattctatcgaacgcttactggtaatcaacaaaacacacatatatattacaATTCACGTCTCTACATCTTTTAAAGAGAACTTGTATTGCGAAAAGTGCCTCTCGAGTACCCAATGGATCCCTGAAGCCGAATTGTGTGTTTTTGtcatgttcttcacattttttatatattcttttatgtataatttttaaaaaaagtttttaggAGATGGCTCATAAGTCTCATTATTCGATAATCTTTACATTTTTTGGCATTGGCTTTTTGGGAattgttataaaagttgatcttagccactgttggggtatttttttactttggtatatattgttaaagatcaaGATAAGACTTTTTACTTTGTCTTTATCCATAATTTTCCAAAATGCTGAATAAAACTCGTCTAGTCGTGCGGCTTTTCCCTCCTTATTGTTGTCCCTCCTTCTACTCCCGCTTCGAGAATAGGTGGTCCGgtattgtcatttttattttgtgtgatggtgacattcctatcgtcttcaaatgttgttgtcacatagttcatccatgttgtttttgtt from Diabrotica undecimpunctata isolate CICGRU chromosome 4, icDiaUnde3, whole genome shotgun sequence encodes:
- the LOC140438087 gene encoding uncharacterized protein; translation: MKTSFALAILVCVGLTVSAQDDRDMLCDFCVEVAKQIQDYVREDIPLDKVEEEVKETCHWLDVIPDLAEKCLEKFLPIIDEMYDKANSTSPQKLCELLEFCVEN